From a single Fusobacterium ulcerans ATCC 49185 genomic region:
- a CDS encoding GNAT family N-acetyltransferase, producing the protein MEKFQTKLDGFTIRFANEDECPLILKFIKELADYENLLNEVVATEEILRESIFVNKKAQVVFGELNGEPVSFALFFNNFSTFLGRAGVYLEDLYVKPEYRNKGIGKIMLSFLGKVAKDNNYGRVEWWCLDWNKSSIEFYKKMGAVPMDEWTVFRVTGENLDKLAGEF; encoded by the coding sequence ATGGAAAAATTTCAGACAAAATTAGATGGATTTACCATAAGATTTGCAAATGAGGATGAATGTCCGCTTATTTTAAAGTTTATAAAAGAACTTGCAGACTATGAAAATCTCTTAAATGAAGTAGTGGCAACTGAAGAAATACTTAGAGAATCTATATTTGTAAATAAAAAAGCTCAGGTAGTTTTTGGTGAATTAAATGGAGAGCCTGTAAGTTTTGCTCTTTTCTTTAATAATTTTTCTACTTTTTTAGGAAGAGCAGGAGTATATCTTGAAGATCTCTATGTAAAACCTGAATACAGAAATAAGGGAATAGGAAAAATTATGCTTTCTTTCTTAGGAAAAGTAGCAAAAGACAATAATTATGGAAGAGTAGAATGGTGGTGTCTTGACTGGAACAAATCATCTATTGAATTCTATAAGAAAATGGGAGCTGTTCCTATGGATGAATGGACAGTGTTCAGAGTTACAGGAGAAAATTTAGATAAATTAGCAGGAGAGTTTTAA
- the fusA gene encoding elongation factor G, with protein MRNFETCNIRNISLLGHRGSGKTTLTEALLYISKFSNKMGSVEEGTTVSDFDKEETRRLFSINTSIVPVEYGDCKYNFLDTPGYFDFSGEVYSAVRVSGSAVIVMDATSGVEVGTEKAWRILEERKLPRIIFINKMDKGYINYEKLLREMKEKFGKKIAPFCVPIGDKEEFKGFVNVVELIGRIFNGVECVDGPIPEDLDISEVRNLLLEAVAETDETLMDKYFNGEEFTLEEIKTGLHKGVISGDIVPVIVGSAIQGIGVHTLFKMISDYMPTPTEMFNGERVGTNPVTGEPEARKICKDEPFSAIVFKTLVDPFIGKISLFKINSGTLKKDTEVLNPNKNKKERISQIIYLRGNKQEEAQELVAGDIGATTKLQFTQTGDTLCDKDKPIVYDSIELPEACLYSSVEPAQKADDEKLSTCLQRMMEEDPTFVMHRNSETKQLLIGGQGEKHLYVILCKIKNKFGVHAVLTDPVVSYRETIKGTVSVQGKHKKQSGGAGQYGDVHIKFEPCENEFEFADEVKGGVVPKTYMPAVEKGLLEAKEKGILAGYPVINFKATIFDGSYHPVDSNEISFKQAAILAFKKGMEMAKPVLLEPIMKLEIVVPESYMGDVMGDMNKRRGRILGMEPNQYGEQVLNVEVPQAEILKYALDLRAMTQGRGHYRFEFARYEEVPEVLAKKIIESRKA; from the coding sequence ATGAGAAACTTTGAAACATGTAACATAAGAAATATATCTCTTTTAGGACATAGAGGAAGTGGGAAAACTACTCTTACAGAAGCTTTACTGTATATTTCTAAATTTTCAAACAAGATGGGATCAGTAGAAGAGGGAACTACAGTATCAGACTTTGATAAGGAAGAAACTCGTAGACTGTTTTCAATAAATACTTCAATAGTTCCTGTAGAATATGGTGATTGTAAATATAACTTTCTAGATACTCCAGGTTACTTTGATTTTTCAGGTGAAGTATATTCTGCAGTTAGAGTTTCAGGAAGTGCAGTTATAGTAATGGATGCCACATCAGGAGTAGAAGTAGGAACAGAAAAAGCATGGAGAATATTAGAAGAAAGAAAACTTCCAAGAATAATTTTCATCAACAAGATGGATAAGGGATATATTAATTATGAAAAGTTATTACGTGAAATGAAAGAAAAATTTGGAAAGAAAATTGCTCCTTTCTGTGTACCAATTGGTGATAAAGAAGAGTTTAAAGGATTTGTAAATGTAGTAGAATTAATAGGAAGAATATTCAATGGTGTGGAATGTGTAGATGGACCTATACCTGAAGATTTAGATATATCAGAAGTAAGAAATTTATTACTAGAAGCTGTAGCAGAAACTGATGAAACTTTAATGGATAAATATTTTAATGGTGAGGAATTTACTCTTGAAGAGATAAAAACTGGATTGCATAAAGGTGTAATTTCTGGAGATATAGTTCCTGTAATAGTTGGATCAGCTATACAGGGAATAGGGGTTCATACTTTATTTAAAATGATATCTGACTATATGCCTACACCAACTGAGATGTTCAATGGTGAAAGAGTTGGAACTAATCCAGTAACTGGAGAACCTGAAGCTAGAAAAATATGTAAAGATGAGCCTTTCTCAGCTATAGTTTTCAAAACTCTTGTTGACCCATTTATTGGAAAAATATCATTATTTAAAATAAATTCAGGAACATTAAAAAAAGATACAGAGGTATTAAATCCTAATAAGAATAAAAAAGAGAGAATATCTCAAATTATATATTTGAGAGGAAATAAACAGGAAGAGGCTCAGGAACTTGTAGCAGGAGATATTGGAGCTACAACTAAACTTCAATTTACACAAACTGGAGATACACTTTGTGATAAAGATAAACCTATAGTTTATGATAGCATTGAACTTCCAGAAGCTTGTCTGTATTCAAGCGTAGAACCTGCTCAAAAAGCAGATGATGAAAAATTAAGTACTTGCCTTCAAAGGATGATGGAGGAAGACCCTACATTTGTTATGCATAGAAATTCAGAAACTAAGCAGTTGTTAATCGGTGGACAGGGAGAAAAACATCTATATGTAATTCTTTGTAAAATAAAAAATAAATTTGGAGTACATGCTGTACTTACTGATCCAGTTGTATCTTATCGTGAAACAATAAAAGGAACAGTTTCAGTTCAAGGAAAACATAAAAAGCAATCTGGTGGAGCAGGACAATATGGAGATGTTCATATTAAATTTGAACCATGTGAAAATGAATTTGAATTTGCAGATGAAGTAAAAGGTGGAGTAGTTCCTAAAACATATATGCCAGCAGTTGAAAAAGGACTTCTTGAAGCTAAAGAAAAAGGAATTCTTGCTGGATATCCAGTTATTAACTTTAAGGCAACTATATTTGATGGATCATACCATCCAGTAGACTCTAACGAAATATCTTTTAAACAGGCAGCTATACTTGCATTCAAAAAAGGAATGGAAATGGCAAAACCAGTTCTTTTAGAACCTATAATGAAACTTGAAATTGTAGTTCCTGAAAGTTACATGGGAGATGTAATGGGAGATATGAATAAACGTAGAGGAAGAATTTTAGGAATGGAACCTAATCAATATGGAGAACAAGTATTGAATGTAGAAGTTCCTCAAGCTGAAATATTGAAATATGCTCTTGATCTTAGAGCTATGACTCAAGGAAGAGGACACTATAGATTTGAATTTGCAAGATACGAGGAAGTGCCTGAAGTATTAGCTAAAAAGATAATTGAAAGCAGAAAGGCATAA
- a CDS encoding GNAT family N-acetyltransferase: MGEVFIVDFEERHLEDFKKLGYEWLSKYDLLEPVDEEMLNNPREKIIDKGGFVYIAEMDGECVGTVSLGKIENGDFEILKLAVSDKYHGKRIGSLLMEKCFEKAWKEGAKKLLLYSNHQLKAALHLYKKYGFVNLEYDENKYEEADIKMECIL; encoded by the coding sequence ATGGGAGAAGTATTTATAGTTGATTTTGAGGAAAGACACCTTGAAGATTTTAAGAAATTAGGATATGAATGGCTTTCAAAGTATGATTTATTAGAACCAGTAGATGAAGAAATGCTGAATAATCCTAGAGAGAAAATAATTGATAAAGGTGGGTTTGTATATATTGCTGAAATGGATGGAGAGTGTGTAGGAACTGTTTCATTGGGAAAAATAGAAAATGGAGATTTTGAAATACTAAAACTTGCTGTTTCAGATAAATATCATGGAAAAAGAATTGGAAGTCTTCTTATGGAAAAATGTTTTGAAAAAGCATGGAAAGAGGGAGCAAAGAAACTTCTGCTTTACTCTAATCATCAGTTAAAAGCAGCCCTTCATTTATATAAAAAGTATGGTTTTGTAAATTTAGAATATGATGAAAATAAATATGAAGAAGCAGATATAAAAATGGAATGTATACTGTAA
- a CDS encoding autotransporter outer membrane beta-barrel domain-containing protein, which yields MKKYLLIFIFLSMCLNSPAVENESITNSETIYNGIVGATHTDILNTGIIKNDSSHGITGSSFSLIQNFGTIKNNGDYGIDVSGDSVIVNGKGGEISNDGSFGIRLINGEKVSNFGKIENIGEYGISAYSTKEAINEKSGVISNKGNTGFYIHNSTGTNDGTISNSGNYGFTVDFHSKGINNGIISNKGKFGVSVYNSTFINSAAGEIRNGSSYGLAIQNGGHGENYGIIANKGNVGVSVSNSSSFVNHGTIEQEGKIAILMGNGDNMLELGTASKINGIVEGNRGTDTLILSETQSSGKPISNGVIDYTIKNFSNIAVKSGTWNLDKDMTLAVPDKYKGNPSSVSIPPISREKLDGTLIINPNIKLTLNIQVSDLLTPTLSTNQLINNGIINEHPMDSMYVTNDTVIKIPAVYIKDSNNSNIGKINVTNVAEGWLGNYEYDKENGILYLVLNKKPDNPSPNNDIVGGFYDSIYNYPKSNIHEINNMKAREKNYSLNREFNLNPNLTTQYGELITSYGKYYGNSYHPAYSYRSYGFNGQSVFPYNNFTFGLNYGYVGSKADFKDKGNSKEDIDSFTLVGSVSYLHNNWLNIFQAGTGYSRHELKRRILDREDNYNKREITGKFDSFLTSFGWETGYILSGDDSKNYVYPYAGLDYIWNKDQGYNEKQDTTADEDNYALNVKKNTSPSLISKAGLKYKYNISESWNINGDLTWYHSSKKPRNTHADFIFKPEVHYTIPALKVSKDTEVINLNVSYTAQNLLEYNVGFHGLINRNHFESSVSLGVKYTF from the coding sequence ATGAAAAAATATCTATTAATTTTCATCTTTCTCAGTATGTGCTTAAATAGTCCTGCTGTAGAAAATGAAAGTATTACTAACTCAGAAACAATTTATAATGGCATAGTTGGAGCTACTCACACAGATATATTAAATACTGGTATTATAAAAAATGATAGCTCTCATGGAATAACTGGTTCTTCATTCTCTTTAATACAAAATTTTGGAACAATAAAAAATAATGGTGATTATGGAATTGATGTATCTGGTGATTCAGTAATAGTTAATGGAAAAGGGGGTGAAATTTCCAATGATGGAAGTTTTGGAATAAGGCTTATCAATGGTGAAAAAGTATCTAATTTTGGAAAAATAGAAAATATAGGAGAGTACGGAATTTCTGCTTATTCTACCAAAGAAGCAATAAACGAAAAAAGTGGAGTAATCTCCAATAAGGGAAATACAGGTTTCTATATACATAACAGCACTGGGACAAATGATGGAACTATTTCCAATAGTGGAAATTATGGATTCACTGTAGATTTTCACAGTAAAGGAATAAACAATGGAATTATTTCTAATAAGGGAAAATTTGGGGTTTCTGTATACAACAGCACCTTTATAAATTCAGCTGCAGGTGAAATAAGAAATGGTTCAAGCTATGGACTTGCTATACAGAATGGAGGACATGGAGAAAATTATGGAATAATTGCCAACAAGGGAAATGTTGGAGTTTCTGTAAGTAATTCATCGTCTTTTGTAAACCACGGAACAATAGAGCAGGAAGGAAAAATAGCTATTCTTATGGGTAATGGAGATAATATGCTGGAACTTGGAACTGCTTCTAAAATAAATGGAATAGTAGAAGGGAACAGAGGAACTGATACTCTCATTCTCTCTGAAACACAATCAAGTGGAAAACCTATTTCAAATGGTGTAATTGACTACACTATCAAAAATTTCTCAAATATAGCAGTAAAATCTGGAACATGGAACCTCGATAAGGATATGACTCTTGCAGTTCCTGATAAATATAAAGGAAATCCATCTTCAGTTTCTATTCCTCCCATTTCCAGAGAAAAACTAGATGGAACTTTAATTATCAATCCTAACATAAAACTAACATTGAACATACAAGTAAGTGATCTTCTTACCCCTACATTAAGTACCAATCAACTTATAAACAATGGGATAATTAATGAACATCCTATGGATTCCATGTATGTAACAAATGATACTGTAATCAAAATACCTGCTGTCTACATAAAAGACAGTAATAATAGTAATATAGGAAAAATAAATGTAACCAATGTTGCTGAAGGATGGCTTGGAAATTATGAATATGATAAAGAAAATGGAATACTTTACCTTGTTCTAAATAAAAAACCTGATAATCCTTCCCCAAATAATGATATAGTTGGTGGGTTTTATGACTCTATATATAATTATCCAAAATCAAATATTCATGAAATAAACAATATGAAAGCCAGAGAAAAAAATTATTCTTTAAATAGAGAGTTCAATCTAAATCCTAATTTAACTACTCAATACGGAGAACTTATTACCTCTTATGGTAAATACTATGGAAATTCTTATCATCCAGCTTATTCATACAGATCTTATGGCTTTAATGGACAGTCTGTCTTCCCTTACAACAATTTTACATTTGGTTTAAATTATGGGTATGTTGGAAGCAAAGCTGATTTTAAAGACAAAGGAAATAGTAAAGAAGATATTGATTCATTCACTCTTGTTGGAAGTGTTTCTTATCTTCATAACAACTGGCTGAATATTTTTCAGGCAGGAACAGGATACTCTCGTCATGAACTAAAAAGAAGAATACTAGACAGAGAGGACAACTACAATAAAAGGGAGATAACAGGGAAATTTGATTCTTTTCTTACTTCTTTTGGTTGGGAAACTGGGTATATATTATCAGGAGATGATAGTAAAAATTATGTTTACCCTTATGCTGGACTAGATTATATCTGGAACAAAGATCAGGGATATAATGAGAAACAAGATACAACTGCTGATGAAGATAATTATGCTTTGAATGTTAAAAAGAATACTTCTCCATCTCTTATATCAAAAGCAGGATTAAAATATAAATACAATATTTCTGAAAGCTGGAATATTAATGGAGATTTGACATGGTATCATTCCAGTAAAAAACCTCGAAATACTCATGCTGACTTCATTTTCAAGCCTGAAGTACATTACACAATACCTGCACTGAAAGTATCAAAAGATACAGAAGTTATAAACCTTAATGTTTCATATACTGCACAGAATCTTTTAGAGTACAATGTTGGATTTCATGGTTTAATCAATAGAAACCATTTTGAATCCTCTGTTTCTCTAGGGGTAAAATATACATTCTAA
- a CDS encoding YdcF family protein translates to MFIIEKIISMTLLSPLPFILIFLYIGFKNILNRKIKSGLVLILIGIGTYLGTCDFFIDSFLFKLESAYPIISTVKLQEGDVYILLGGGITPNTSGGNVPSDGANARIIKTAQLYNKYPKKIYISGGSPLQNKESESSVYKRELTALGIPAENIIIEEKSRNTRENAVYIRKMMEEAKERRAVLITSAFHMLRSVKTFDDGEKGMVFYPAPCDFMAKSEPENFFDYIPKYSNFKKLGILLKEYVGIVYYKIRY, encoded by the coding sequence ATGTTTATTATCGAAAAAATAATCTCAATGACACTGTTATCACCATTACCATTTATTCTAATTTTTCTATATATAGGATTTAAAAATATATTAAACAGGAAGATAAAATCTGGTCTTGTACTTATACTTATTGGAATTGGTACTTATCTTGGAACATGTGATTTTTTTATAGATAGCTTTCTTTTTAAATTGGAAAGTGCATATCCTATAATATCAACTGTAAAACTTCAAGAGGGAGATGTGTATATACTCTTAGGAGGAGGAATAACTCCAAATACTTCTGGAGGAAATGTTCCATCAGATGGTGCTAACGCAAGAATAATAAAAACTGCACAGCTTTATAATAAATATCCAAAGAAGATATATATATCAGGAGGAAGTCCGCTTCAAAATAAAGAGAGTGAAAGTTCTGTATATAAAAGAGAATTGACAGCTTTAGGTATACCTGCTGAAAATATTATCATAGAAGAAAAAAGCAGAAACACAAGAGAGAATGCTGTATATATAAGAAAAATGATGGAAGAAGCCAAAGAGAGAAGAGCAGTCTTGATTACATCAGCTTTTCATATGCTGAGAAGTGTAAAAACTTTTGATGATGGAGAGAAAGGAATGGTATTCTATCCAGCCCCATGTGATTTTATGGCTAAAAGTGAGCCTGAAAACTTTTTTGATTATATTCCTAAGTACAGCAATTTTAAAAAGTTAGGAATACTCTTGAAAGAATATGTTGGAATAGTGTATTATAAAATAAGATATTAA
- a CDS encoding aminopeptidase P family protein, translated as MLGREIYVQRREVLKKKLGKGVVILPGNNESPRNYKDNCYSFDQDSTFLYYFGMDIPGLIGVIDVDNGKEYIFGTDFTLDDIVWMGEQKLLKTYAEEAGVENFVEMSEFEKFAAQLKKDKRDILLIPQYRADNIMKLSKALELDPFKYDEYTSLNLIKAIIEQRNVKSQIEIEEIEKAVNVTKEMHITAMKTVKAGMKEYEVVAAIEAVTKKYYGETSFFTIFTKNGHILHNHGYDNTIEDGDMIVLDCGAKNREGYCGDMTTAFPVNGKYSDKQKDIYSLLIEMFEKAEEMVRPGINYKDVHLAVSKVLAEGMIKRGLMKGNADEAVKAGAHAVFFPHGLGHMLGLDVHDMENLGEDLVGYESFPRDMQFGLKSLRLARVLKEGYVFTIEPGIYFIPELVKRWKAAGKFMEYLNYDKIEEYFGFGGMRYEGDFVITADGARRLGDKMPKYYNEIEEIMKK; from the coding sequence ATGCTGGGAAGAGAAATTTATGTTCAAAGAAGAGAAGTGCTTAAAAAGAAATTGGGAAAAGGAGTAGTGATTCTTCCAGGGAACAATGAATCACCTAGAAACTATAAGGATAACTGCTATTCTTTTGATCAGGATTCAACATTCCTTTATTATTTTGGAATGGATATACCAGGTCTTATAGGAGTGATAGATGTAGATAATGGGAAGGAATATATATTTGGAACGGACTTCACTCTAGATGATATAGTGTGGATGGGAGAACAAAAACTTCTTAAAACTTATGCAGAAGAAGCAGGGGTAGAAAACTTTGTTGAGATGTCAGAATTTGAAAAATTTGCAGCTCAGCTAAAAAAAGATAAAAGAGATATTCTTTTAATACCTCAATATAGGGCAGATAATATAATGAAGTTAAGCAAAGCCTTAGAATTAGATCCGTTTAAATATGATGAATATACATCATTAAATTTAATAAAGGCCATAATAGAACAAAGAAATGTAAAATCACAAATAGAAATAGAAGAGATAGAAAAAGCAGTAAATGTAACAAAAGAAATGCATATTACTGCTATGAAAACAGTAAAAGCAGGAATGAAAGAATATGAAGTAGTAGCAGCTATTGAAGCAGTAACAAAGAAATATTATGGAGAAACTTCATTTTTTACTATATTTACTAAAAATGGACATATTCTGCATAATCATGGATATGATAATACCATAGAAGATGGGGATATGATTGTTCTTGACTGTGGAGCAAAGAACAGAGAAGGATATTGTGGAGATATGACAACTGCTTTTCCTGTAAATGGAAAATATAGCGATAAACAGAAGGATATATATTCTCTATTGATAGAAATGTTTGAAAAAGCAGAAGAAATGGTAAGACCTGGAATAAATTATAAAGATGTGCATTTGGCTGTTTCAAAAGTATTAGCTGAAGGTATGATAAAAAGAGGATTGATGAAAGGAAATGCAGATGAAGCTGTAAAAGCTGGGGCTCATGCTGTGTTTTTCCCACATGGGCTAGGACATATGCTGGGACTAGATGTACATGATATGGAAAATCTGGGAGAAGATCTTGTAGGATATGAAAGTTTTCCTAGAGATATGCAGTTTGGATTAAAATCTTTAAGATTGGCAAGAGTATTAAAAGAAGGGTATGTATTTACTATAGAACCAGGTATATATTTTATTCCTGAACTTGTGAAAAGATGGAAAGCAGCAGGAAAATTTATGGAATATCTGAATTATGATAAAATAGAAGAATATTTTGGATTTGGTGGGATGAGATATGAAGGAGATTTTGTAATTACTGCTGATGGTGCTAGAAGATTGGGAGATAAAATGCCTAAATACTATAATGAAATAGAAGAAATTATGAAAAAATAA